A stretch of Mesorhizobium sp. L-2-11 DNA encodes these proteins:
- a CDS encoding IS630 family transposase (programmed frameshift): MVGYSMDLRERVVAAVKVEGLSRRAAAARFGVSYSAAIEWLKRVEQTGSVAPRQVGGYKPKKISGAWRDWLVERCREKDFTLRGLVAELGERGLKVDYRSVWEFVHAEKLSHKKKTLIAAEQDRPDVARRRRQWVLYQDRIDPARLVFIDETWTKTNMAPLRGWAPVGQRIKAKVPNGHWKTMTFLAALRHDRVEAPWLIDGPINGERFLLYVEKVLVPTLQPGDIVVMDNLGSHKGKAVRRAIRKAGARLFFLPKYSPDLNPIEQLFAKLKHWLRKAAKRTVETVCNAIGQILNRVTPLECSNYFANSGYDRR, from the exons ATGGTTGGATATTCAATGGACCTGCGCGAACGGGTTGTTGCGGCGGTCAAGGTTGAAGGGCTTTCGCGGCGCGCGGCGGCTGCTCGATTTGGCGTCAGCTACAGCGCGGCGATCGAGTGGCTGAAGCGGGTGGAACAGACGGGGAGCGTGGCGCCCCGCCAAGTGGGCGGCTACAAGCCGAAGAAGATATCGGGAGCGTGGCGCGACTGGCTTGTCGAGCGCTGCCGGGAGAAGGACTTCACCTTGCGCGGGCTTGTGGCCGAACTTGGCGAGCGTGGCCTGAAGGTTGACTACCGCTCGGTGTGGGAGTTCGTGCACGCCGAGAAGCTGTCTCACA AAAAAAAGACGCTGATCGCCGCCGAGCAAGATCGTCCCGATGTTGCGCGCCGACGGAGGCAATGGGTTCTGTATCAGGACCGGATCGACCCCGCCCGCCTGGTGTTCATCGACGAGACCTGGACCAAGACCAACATGGCCCCGCTCAGGGGTTGGGCACCGGTCGGACAGCGGATCAAGGCCAAAGTTCCCAATGGCCACTGGAAGACAATGACCTTTCTGGCTGCGCTGCGTCATGATCGCGTCGAAGCGCCCTGGCTCATCGACGGGCCGATCAACGGCGAGAGGTTCCTCCTCTATGTCGAGAAGGTTCTCGTGCCCACTCTCCAGCCGGGCGACATCGTTGTGATGGACAATCTCGGCAGCCACAAAGGCAAGGCCGTGCGTCGCGCCATCCGAAAGGCCGGCGCGAGGCTCTTCTTCCTGCCGAAATACTCGCCTGACCTCAATCCGATCGAACAGCTCTTCGCCAAGCTCAAGCACTGGCTGCGAAAGGCCGCAAAGCGCACCGTTGAAACGGTCTGCAACGCCATCGGCCAGATTCTCAACCGCGTCACACCGCTCGAGTGCTCAAATTACTTCGCAAACTCAGGCTATGACCGCAGGTAA
- a CDS encoding DUF982 domain-containing protein, which yields MSPEAFSSPLFVKRAAYIVQEIASLADAIDFLNEWPEDRRDLAHDAALRACYEAHAGRELVSAARNAFLGFAKQAAILEDATSAMQWLAACKSGSGKVRA from the coding sequence ATGAGCCCGGAGGCTTTCAGTAGCCCACTTTTCGTGAAACGTGCAGCATACATCGTGCAGGAGATTGCCAGTCTTGCCGACGCTATCGATTTCCTAAACGAATGGCCAGAAGATCGGAGAGACCTGGCTCACGATGCCGCCCTCAGGGCGTGCTATGAGGCACACGCTGGGCGAGAACTTGTTAGCGCAGCGCGCAACGCCTTTCTCGGTTTTGCGAAACAGGCCGCCATATTGGAAGATGCAACCTCCGCCATGCAGTGGCTCGCAGCCTGCAAGTCGGGCAGTGGAAAAGTGCGCGCGTAG
- a CDS encoding bifunctional diguanylate cyclase/phosphodiesterase, producing MLKVYTCIATQHDLRLVALAAFICALASFTAVNLLHHVGRSESEMRRIWLAVAAVATGFGIWATHFIAMLAFQPAVPSGYNIALTIMSLLAAIALTGTGLTIGISPRVPHGRWLGGAIVGGGIAVMHYTGMAAFEIAGRVVWDLPLVAASIILGGLFGAAALPVALHANTVKWKSLGALVLTVAICCHHFTAMAAAAIMPDPRIVISATALPADWMAAGVAIVSILIILLAIIGLALDVRDLRRAGEAARMQELADAAVEGLIVCNETEIVAANRSFAALACVDGSQPAGRPLASFFPTVSQGEFTGTAQTPLEVGLCATDGSTVPVELIRHSMLYAGKQHQVLAVRDIRGRKRAEEEIHFLAHHDPLTKLPNRTSFNEKLEAEFATHRGAERCLAVLFLDLDRFKEINDLFGHLVGDAVLQCVAEKIRGVLKPGQMVARLGGDEFAVIVPGLPSAGYATRTAEAILDAFNDTGGNLPAGVTIGTSLGIAVFPNDAPDRETLLSHADAALYEAKMQGRGLYCVFEPAMGEHLRDRRQFEHDIRHAISRKELRLVYQPQAQLVSNEVFGFEALLRWDHPERGAVPPAVFIPIAEECGAILKIGEWVLRTACAEAASWQQPLAISVNVSAMQLHGGNLSELVGAVLKETGLDPSRLELEITETCLIKDIGRALAVLRQLKSLGVQIAMDDFGTGYSSLSNLRAFPFDKIKVDQSLVRAVDTSDEAAAVMRAVFGLARGLKLPVLAEGVETDAELTFLRQEACDAIQGYLLGRPCPISDFAQHTIGNGRAAASRRLGNHELRVIKNSAA from the coding sequence ATGTTGAAAGTCTACACTTGCATTGCGACGCAGCATGATCTGCGTCTGGTCGCGCTAGCGGCCTTTATCTGCGCCCTGGCTTCCTTCACGGCCGTGAACCTCCTCCACCATGTCGGGCGCAGTGAAAGCGAGATGCGACGGATCTGGCTAGCCGTCGCCGCGGTCGCCACCGGCTTCGGCATCTGGGCGACGCATTTCATAGCTATGTTGGCCTTCCAGCCCGCCGTACCGAGCGGCTACAACATCGCCTTGACGATCATGTCGTTGCTGGCCGCGATCGCTTTGACCGGCACGGGTCTCACGATCGGCATCTCGCCACGCGTTCCACATGGACGCTGGCTCGGCGGTGCGATCGTCGGAGGCGGCATCGCGGTGATGCACTACACTGGCATGGCCGCATTCGAGATCGCGGGCCGCGTCGTGTGGGATCTGCCGCTCGTCGCCGCGTCAATCATTCTTGGCGGGCTGTTCGGCGCGGCCGCATTGCCGGTTGCCCTTCACGCCAACACGGTCAAGTGGAAGTCGCTCGGCGCCCTCGTGTTGACGGTAGCGATTTGCTGCCACCATTTCACGGCGATGGCCGCGGCTGCAATCATGCCAGACCCGCGCATTGTCATTTCCGCAACGGCGTTGCCTGCGGACTGGATGGCGGCTGGCGTAGCCATCGTTTCGATCCTCATCATCCTTTTGGCCATCATCGGCCTCGCCCTCGATGTGCGCGATCTCCGTCGCGCCGGGGAGGCTGCGCGTATGCAGGAGCTGGCCGACGCGGCCGTCGAGGGGCTGATCGTTTGTAACGAAACCGAGATCGTGGCAGCCAATCGCAGTTTCGCCGCGCTTGCCTGCGTCGACGGCTCTCAGCCAGCCGGCCGCCCGCTCGCGTCCTTCTTTCCCACGGTTTCCCAAGGCGAGTTCACGGGCACTGCACAAACGCCGCTGGAGGTGGGGCTATGCGCGACGGACGGCAGTACGGTCCCGGTTGAGCTGATCCGGCACAGCATGCTCTATGCCGGCAAGCAACACCAGGTTCTTGCCGTGCGCGATATCCGCGGGCGCAAGCGGGCGGAGGAGGAAATTCATTTCCTTGCCCACCACGATCCCTTGACCAAGCTTCCAAACCGCACGAGCTTCAACGAAAAGCTGGAGGCCGAGTTTGCGACGCATCGCGGCGCTGAGCGGTGCCTTGCCGTCCTCTTCCTCGATCTCGACCGCTTCAAGGAGATCAACGACCTCTTCGGCCATCTCGTCGGAGACGCCGTGCTGCAGTGCGTGGCCGAGAAGATCCGAGGCGTCCTTAAGCCCGGGCAGATGGTTGCGCGCCTGGGCGGCGACGAGTTCGCTGTGATTGTTCCCGGTCTGCCGAGCGCGGGCTATGCGACGCGCACTGCTGAGGCCATCCTGGACGCATTCAACGACACAGGCGGCAACCTGCCCGCCGGCGTCACCATCGGCACCAGCCTTGGCATCGCTGTATTCCCGAACGATGCACCCGATCGGGAGACGCTTTTGAGCCATGCCGATGCTGCGCTCTATGAGGCCAAAATGCAGGGGCGTGGCCTTTATTGCGTTTTTGAGCCGGCCATGGGTGAGCATCTGCGCGATCGCCGTCAGTTCGAGCACGACATCCGTCACGCGATCTCGCGCAAGGAACTCCGCCTCGTCTATCAACCGCAGGCGCAACTCGTGTCCAACGAGGTCTTCGGTTTCGAAGCGCTGCTCCGGTGGGATCATCCTGAACGCGGCGCCGTTCCGCCGGCGGTGTTCATCCCGATCGCTGAAGAGTGTGGCGCCATTCTGAAGATCGGTGAATGGGTGCTCCGGACCGCCTGCGCCGAAGCGGCAAGCTGGCAACAACCGCTGGCAATCAGCGTCAACGTTTCGGCTATGCAACTCCACGGCGGAAATTTATCCGAGCTGGTCGGGGCAGTGCTGAAAGAAACCGGTCTCGATCCGTCCCGCCTCGAGCTGGAAATTACCGAAACCTGCCTGATCAAGGATATCGGGCGGGCGCTCGCTGTCTTGCGTCAGCTCAAAAGCCTTGGGGTTCAAATCGCCATGGATGATTTTGGCACCGGATACTCGTCGCTATCGAATCTGCGGGCATTCCCGTTTGACAAGATCAAAGTCGATCAGTCTCTAGTGCGGGCGGTGGATACCAGCGATGAGGCGGCTGCCGTCATGCGTGCGGTCTTTGGCCTCGCTCGGGGCCTCAAGCTCCCGGTCCTGGCCGAGGGCGTTGAAACGGACGCGGAGCTGACCTTCCTGCGGCAAGAAGCCTGCGATGCGATCCAGGGTTACCTACTTGGCCGACCCTGCCCGATTTCCGACTTCGCTCAGCACACGATCGGCAATGGTAGGGCCGCCGCTTCCCGGCGGCTGGGGAACCACGAACTGCGCGTGATCAAGAACAGCGCGGCCTAA
- the groES gene encoding co-chaperone GroES, with protein sequence MAQSNLRPLHDRVVVRRVESESKTAGGIIIPDTAKEKPQEGEIIAVGSGARDEAGKLVPLDVKAGDRILFGKWSGTEVKLNGEDLLIMKEADIMGIIG encoded by the coding sequence ATGGCACAGTCGAATTTGCGGCCGCTTCATGACCGCGTGGTCGTTCGCCGAGTCGAATCCGAATCCAAGACCGCCGGCGGGATCATCATACCCGACACGGCAAAGGAAAAGCCGCAGGAAGGCGAGATCATCGCCGTCGGTTCCGGCGCCCGCGACGAAGCCGGCAAGCTCGTTCCGCTGGACGTCAAGGCCGGCGACCGCATCCTGTTCGGCAAGTGGTCGGGCACCGAAGTCAAGCTCAATGGCGAAGACCTTCTGATCATGAAGGAAGCCGACATCATGGGCATCATCGGCTAA
- the groL gene encoding chaperonin GroEL (60 kDa chaperone family; promotes refolding of misfolded polypeptides especially under stressful conditions; forms two stacked rings of heptamers to form a barrel-shaped 14mer; ends can be capped by GroES; misfolded proteins enter the barrel where they are refolded when GroES binds), translating to MAAKDVKFSRDARERMLRGVNILADAVKVTLGPKGRNVVIDKSFGAPRITKDGVTVAKEIELEDKFENMGAQMVREVASKTNDIAGDGTTTATVLAQSIVQEGHKAVAAGMNPMDLKRGIDLAVSDVVSTLIKNATKIKTSEEVAQVGTIAGNGDESVGKMIAEAMQKVGNEGVITVEEAKTAETELEVVEGMQFDRGYLSPYFVTNADKMVADLEDAYILLHEKKLSNLQAMLPVLEAVVQTSKPLLIISEDVEGEALATLVVNKLRGGLKIAAVKAPGFGDRRKAMLEDIAILTGGQVISEDLGIKLENVGLDMLGRAKKVSISKENTTIVDGAGKKEEIQGRVAQIKQQIEETTSDYDKEKLQERLAKLAGGVAVIRVGGATEVEVKEKKDRVDDALNATRAAVEEGIVPGGGVALLRASLSINAVGANSDQTAGISIVRRALQAPARQIAANAGAEASIVAGKILDNKGATFGYNAQTGEYGDMIAMGIVDPVKVVRTALQDAASVAGLLVTTEAMIAEAPKKESAGGGMPGGMGGGGMGGGGF from the coding sequence ATGGCTGCCAAAGACGTAAAATTCTCCCGTGACGCCCGCGAGCGCATGCTGCGCGGTGTCAACATCCTCGCCGACGCGGTGAAGGTGACGCTCGGCCCCAAGGGCCGCAACGTCGTTATCGACAAGTCGTTCGGCGCCCCGCGCATCACCAAGGACGGCGTCACCGTCGCCAAGGAAATCGAGCTTGAAGACAAGTTCGAAAACATGGGCGCACAGATGGTCCGCGAAGTTGCTTCGAAGACCAACGACATCGCCGGTGACGGCACCACGACCGCAACCGTTCTGGCGCAGTCGATCGTCCAGGAAGGCCACAAGGCTGTTGCCGCCGGCATGAACCCGATGGACCTGAAGCGCGGCATCGACCTCGCGGTTAGCGACGTCGTCTCGACGCTGATCAAGAACGCCACGAAGATCAAGACCTCGGAAGAGGTTGCCCAGGTCGGCACAATCGCCGGCAATGGCGACGAGTCGGTCGGCAAGATGATCGCGGAAGCGATGCAGAAGGTCGGCAACGAAGGCGTCATCACGGTTGAGGAAGCCAAGACCGCCGAGACGGAACTCGAAGTCGTCGAAGGCATGCAGTTCGACCGCGGCTATCTCTCGCCCTACTTCGTCACCAACGCCGACAAGATGGTTGCCGATCTCGAGGACGCCTACATCCTGCTGCACGAGAAGAAGCTCTCCAACCTGCAGGCGATGCTGCCGGTTCTCGAAGCCGTCGTGCAGACCTCGAAGCCGCTGCTCATCATCTCGGAAGACGTCGAAGGCGAGGCCCTGGCCACGCTGGTCGTCAACAAGCTGCGTGGCGGTCTGAAGATCGCCGCCGTCAAGGCGCCGGGCTTCGGTGATCGCCGCAAGGCCATGCTGGAAGACATCGCCATCCTCACCGGTGGCCAGGTCATCTCGGAAGACCTCGGCATCAAGCTCGAGAACGTCGGCCTTGACATGCTCGGCCGCGCCAAGAAGGTGTCGATCTCCAAGGAGAACACCACCATCGTAGACGGTGCCGGCAAGAAGGAAGAGATCCAGGGCCGCGTCGCCCAGATCAAGCAGCAGATCGAGGAGACCACCTCGGACTACGACAAGGAGAAGCTGCAGGAGCGTCTCGCCAAGCTCGCGGGCGGCGTTGCGGTGATCCGCGTCGGCGGCGCGACGGAAGTCGAAGTCAAGGAAAAGAAGGACCGCGTTGACGATGCGCTGAACGCGACACGCGCAGCCGTCGAAGAAGGCATCGTTCCCGGCGGCGGCGTTGCCCTGCTGCGCGCTTCGCTGAGCATCAACGCTGTCGGCGCAAACTCCGACCAGACCGCTGGCATCAGCATCGTGCGTCGTGCGCTGCAGGCTCCGGCCCGCCAGATCGCGGCCAACGCCGGCGCGGAAGCCTCGATCGTTGCCGGCAAGATCCTCGACAACAAGGGCGCGACCTTCGGCTACAACGCCCAGACCGGCGAATATGGCGACATGATCGCCATGGGTATCGTCGACCCGGTCAAGGTCGTTCGCACGGCCTTGCAGGATGCGGCCTCGGTCGCCGGCCTGCTGGTCACCACCGAAGCCATGATCGCCGAGGCTCCGAAGAAGGAGTCGGCTGGCGGCGGCATGCCTGGCGGCATGGGCGGCGGCGGCATGGGCGGCGGCGGCTTCTGA
- a CDS encoding recombinase family protein: MMIGYARVSTQGEDVDQQRAALGAAGCIRLFEEKVSGSKRDRPELVKLLDHLQPGDVVTVTRLDRLARSTRDLLDIAERIREAEAGLRSLAEPWADTTMPAGRMVLTMFAGVADFERSLIVERTSVGRIAARARGVRFGPSPTLSADQVTHARQLIAQDKPVTEVARLLKVHRATLYRALNSVEGCPAAPLSGE, translated from the coding sequence ATGATGATTGGCTATGCCCGGGTCTCCACCCAGGGCGAGGACGTCGACCAGCAGCGCGCGGCGCTTGGCGCGGCCGGCTGCATTCGCCTCTTTGAGGAAAAGGTTTCCGGGTCAAAGCGCGATCGGCCCGAGCTTGTGAAGCTCCTCGACCATTTGCAACCCGGCGACGTGGTGACGGTCACCAGGCTAGACCGCCTCGCCCGATCGACGCGCGACCTTCTCGACATTGCCGAGCGGATCAGGGAGGCCGAGGCCGGCTTGCGATCTTTGGCCGAGCCATGGGCCGACACGACGATGCCGGCGGGCCGCATGGTGTTGACCATGTTCGCCGGCGTTGCGGATTTCGAGCGATCCTTGATCGTGGAGCGCACCAGCGTCGGCCGGATCGCGGCCAGGGCACGTGGAGTGCGGTTCGGTCCCTCCCCTACTCTATCGGCCGACCAGGTCACGCACGCCCGTCAGCTCATCGCCCAGGACAAGCCAGTGACTGAGGTTGCACGGCTCCTGAAGGTGCATCGAGCAACCCTTTATAGGGCGCTAAATAGCGTGGAGGGATGTCCAGCCGCGCCTTTGTCGGGCGAATGA
- a CDS encoding DNA -binding domain-containing protein yields the protein MKYPDVESGLKDEVPWSDSLTAYDKEHFTTYMRFLDASADDASYEEMAQVILGINPAEEPQRARRAARSHLDRANWMMKTGCKELFA from the coding sequence ATGAAATACCCAGACGTTGAATCAGGTCTTAAAGATGAAGTCCCTTGGTCGGACAGCCTGACCGCGTACGACAAGGAGCACTTCACGACCTACATGAGGTTTCTGGATGCGTCCGCCGACGATGCCAGCTATGAGGAGATGGCGCAGGTCATCCTCGGCATCAATCCGGCGGAAGAGCCGCAACGCGCGCGGAGAGCCGCGAGAAGCCATCTCGATCGGGCGAACTGGATGATGAAGACCGGTTGCAAGGAGTTGTTCGCCTAA
- a CDS encoding alpha/beta hydrolase family protein gives MFRYLARRYDRKHILRSLERQRRIHDKAIPYSCDGSDELAFNKISEGEAFFAPILPATPLREEADSVIFQSDISTEDQANNTFECVVTDSGLKQHALVVFHHWYARSRYPEFSKYFAGKGITIIEATLPYHFGRASNDYSEEKLFNANLGRTVQSMRQAVLDGRKIVRWLYSQGYQKISVVGMCLGGTVAGLVAAQEQKVDKAVLMVSPGSPADLVWTAETMTALRGRIEPSMSLEGLRTAWGLIDLEKHLFGLTRPRLDLMFLLGKDDTVARPGGSERLIELLAKCNLPPEVVRLNCGHASIGMFPYNLIAARKVLRFLKETPTLSELWEVRGFRYDFREV, from the coding sequence ATGTTCCGTTATCTAGCGCGCCGTTATGATCGTAAGCACATCCTGCGATCATTGGAACGTCAGAGGCGAATTCATGATAAGGCGATTCCATATTCTTGCGATGGTTCTGACGAATTGGCCTTCAATAAAATTTCCGAGGGCGAGGCGTTTTTCGCGCCTATATTGCCAGCCACTCCGTTAAGGGAAGAAGCTGATAGTGTTATCTTCCAATCTGATATTTCAACTGAAGACCAGGCGAACAACACGTTTGAATGCGTTGTTACGGATAGCGGATTGAAACAGCATGCGCTTGTTGTGTTCCATCATTGGTATGCTCGGAGCCGATATCCGGAGTTTTCCAAATACTTCGCTGGAAAGGGTATAACGATTATTGAAGCTACACTTCCGTATCATTTTGGGCGGGCTTCGAATGACTATTCTGAGGAAAAACTTTTCAACGCGAATTTAGGGCGCACCGTCCAGTCGATGAGACAGGCTGTTTTAGATGGCCGTAAGATTGTTCGTTGGCTTTATAGTCAGGGGTATCAGAAAATCTCGGTTGTAGGAATGTGTTTGGGTGGCACTGTTGCGGGTCTCGTTGCTGCCCAAGAGCAGAAGGTTGATAAGGCGGTTCTCATGGTATCGCCGGGAAGCCCTGCTGATCTCGTCTGGACTGCGGAGACCATGACGGCCTTACGTGGTCGTATTGAACCGTCCATGTCACTGGAAGGGCTAAGAACCGCTTGGGGTCTCATCGATCTAGAGAAGCATCTTTTCGGCCTTACACGTCCTCGTCTGGATTTGATGTTCTTGCTCGGTAAGGACGATACGGTTGCGCGCCCAGGAGGCTCTGAGCGTCTCATTGAGTTGCTGGCGAAGTGCAATCTTCCACCTGAGGTCGTGCGGCTGAATTGTGGGCACGCATCTATTGGAATGTTCCCCTACAATTTGATCGCGGCTCGGAAGGTTCTTCGTTTTTTGAAAGAAACCCCGACCCTGTCGGAGCTTTGGGAGGTTCGCGGGTTTCGCTACGACTTTAGGGAAGTTTGA